The Ananas comosus cultivar F153 linkage group 24, ASM154086v1, whole genome shotgun sequence DNA window gcggtctcgggcCGTGACAGCGAAGGTTGGGATTTACCTTTCGTGTTAGTGCGAGCAAAGCATCCTATATGTCCACAGTTGTAGCATTTcactttatttaagtttttctttCCACGCCTGCTCTTGTGGCGCTTATTAATTTCGCTCTTATTTGGCGCGAGGTTTCCAACCTTTGCCTGTTTATCTTCTCTCTTAGGATGTTTGCACTTAGGCCACTTACCTCTCCGCCGACCACCCTAAGTGACGAGTTCGCCTCGCTGCGTTCCGCTTCCAACTCAAGATGTCGAGCTATATCATCGAAGGTCTTAATACTCTCGTTGCGAGTCAGCACTAACTTGACTTGACCCCAAGATGACTCCGGTAAGGACCTAATAATCGACTGAACTTGTTGTTCATTAGTGAGCTTGCAAAGCCGCTTTAAGCTCCCTAATCATAGCAGACATCATGCTCAAGTGCTCTCCTATAGACTGTTTCGGCTCCGCAAGAAAAACTCTAAATTaggcaaaatttgaattttatacaGTACTCGCATATTTATTCGCTTCCCAATTACTTCGCATTTATAGGACATAGAATTTGGAACTATCATCTGTTGACTTGAAGGCAATGccaaagcaaaaataaaaaaaataaagtaaaataccataaaataaaatttaaaaaagtaacAAATAGAGGCTAAATAGGGCCAAATCAATGTACATCTTGACTGAGCAAAACCAAAcacaaattatttgatttgatgtaaaTGGAGAATAATATGTGGTTAGTTAAGGATCACAATGCAGCCTCAAATGATAGTTAAAGCAATAGTCAATAGAATAAAGATCAAACTCCCTAACTACTGGGTTGTTGAGCATATGcaagaaaatagttttctttttattttttattggtgcacactaaaaaaatttgatcaatGTTAATGTTTGACGAGGTTGCATTTGAATCATTCTATCACCTTGTGTCAAAGTCCTACTTGAAAATATACTCAAAATATACAGGGGGAAACACTACATTGCCATCTCAATTCCTAGAGAAGATCCAACAGGACCTACTCAATGGCGCAAATACTTCCAAATCCCTAGAAGATAGTTCATAAATTgggttataaaaaaaataaaatgacttACAGAttgcaaaaaattatatatataagaatatgaTATCTTTGCCTACATAAAttaagtacatatatatattttatcacaaAGTGCCTTGGCTattaaaatgttatattttaaGATACATTAACTTCCGACCTCATTGCTTCTCCATTCATACCAGTGCCATTACTGCAGCTATAATCCATTTCAACCAAAGTTCAAAATAGAATGAATAGTAGCTGCTAATTCTCCTCAAAATTACTACATTACCACTCTCTATAACATCGTACGTTCACAAAATCACAAATATTAGATGGCATAACAATACAGGGTAATAATTATATAGCAAAGTAAAAGAAGGACCTCAATGATTCAACTAAAATTAGCTAAAGCATAGTATCAAATCCTACAAATCAGAAAATTTGATCGAGAAAgggaaaaatagcaaaaaaaatcgTGTAAATATTATCTACCTAAGAAGTAAACCACTTCAAATTCATGGAGCGATGCATTCGATGAGCTTTAGGAAAGGAGAAGAGCCCGATTGAGAGCAGTAACAACAATATCTCTTATTTTCGCACTGCCTTGGAGACGAAAGAAACTATTTTTTGTAATGATGTCTAAGTTTGAGGTAATTTTTATGGATATGGTCTTTGCCTTGTCAATTAAGTGTAGTTAATAAGTTGATTAGGATCAAAATTTTGAACACAAAAACAAACTAATACCATTACCAACAACACAATAAATGTAATAGACTTCAAAGACAGAGAGTAGATGATGAGATTCCAGCTCGTAGCCAAGGCTATGGAATGGCGGCTCAAGCTCTAAACCTAGAGGTTCGAGAAGGTTCAATTCTAAAGCTAGCAGAGGCACAGTGTTGCGGAAAAAAAAGCACAAGGTGTTGGTAGAGAGGGAGCCGAGCTAGTAGAATTGTTGGTCGCCCGGCCGCTGCATGAAAACGCGTCGTCTCCTATTGCCGTAGCCAAttgttttttcccccttaaTGCATGTAGAGacagaattttaaaatttcataacaATCCAAGATTTTCGAATAAGTTTTAGAAATTATTACCTAGAGATACTAAATAAAACATGCTTTTCTAATTTCCCTCCTCTACCTCAGTTTCTTCAGAATTGGACTCCAAGCCCGTAGCTGTGGGATCGACGTAGACAGCGGAGGCCATGTCGATGAGGGCTCTGCACACGACACGATGAAGTGCTCGAGGAGCTCATCCTCAACATGGGCCTCGACGACTAAGCCCATGTTGATGGCAACGGTGGCAGCAGAGTTGAGGGCGAGGTGGAGGACATTTTCTAGTCTACGTCAGCGGCGGTAGCAGTGAGGTGCTCCCATAGGAGGTCGGTGGCGGCAAGTGGCAAAGACGGTGGCAAACGGCATAAAGGGCGAGGAGAGAGGGTCTGGGAGGATGCAAAGGATAGAGAAGAGAGTCCGGGAAGGTGTGTCAAGCTTAGAGTTAAGGTGAGATAGAGTGAGGGGGAGTTGTATGACAATATGGGCAAAGGAAAGGGGCGGCAAACAGTTTAGCAACTTTCTAAGCTGCTTAATTGAgataaaaaacaacaacaatctTTTCAGAAAATTTTGGCCAGTACTAAGAGGCTTCAATACTTCTTTAAATATCTAACAAATTACTAGGTAGAAAAAACCCTCATTAAAGTAACTAAGCCTCAGTAACTAATCCTCATTAAAGTAACTAACCCTCATTGAAATGGTTAGATAGCCATAACCAACAAAATATAATCTCACTTTTCCACAAAATCAAGTAGATACAGTTCAATTTCTTGCATCATACTCGCCAAATAACCTCAATTCTCCCATTTTCACTCGCCAAAGcataataaactaaaatttattgagCATTACCTCAAATCTCGCATGCGTAAACCCTCCAATCACTTCTCCGAACTCAAAAATTTGGGTTTTAGGGTGAATAAGCAAAAGCGAGCAATCAAAGCTACATCTAGTTCATTTTGATCTAATCTAAGGATGAGAAAAGAAGGAGATCGAGAGGAGAAGAACCTCTATGTGATCCCCTCGGCCTCGAGCTTTCGCCATATCGTGCGGAGGCACTCGGGGCTCTCAAGGTGGCTCTTGCCGTTCGGGGTGGCATGGCCGCACATTCGCTCTCTATGTTGATCACGATCTACAGTTTGGAAATGGAGTAAAAGGAAAGAGTGTAGAGAAAAATGGAAAGGTGAGATTTATAGGGTTTAGAAAAAGGTGGAAGAGGAAAGGGCCGGGAAGGAAATAAAAAAGGGTGGAGTTTCTTGAAAATGAGGTAAGGAATttaatttcattaattaaaaGGAAGGCGAAAAGATACAAAAATGGCAAATCAACAATTTCAATCAAGATTCAGTAGTTCAATGGAAAGAGGGAGCccaccaaggatttaagtgccgtggcacgggatcgtgcaGGAAACTttccggcacggtacggcacgatgCGTGTCtaagccgtgccgatgcgtgccggtcaaaaaaattcttgtgtgccaacacataatagcatgaaatatttattttctttagcaacaaaatattctaactatttattgtctttttatcacatcttttgaactttattgagaaaattacttactgctttaaagaatagagggttttgagctgtgccatcggtacgggatctgtatcgtgccggtatcttattggcacggtacggcatggtAGATACGGCCCATGCCGAcggacacttaaaaccttggagCCCACATTCAATAATGACTATGGTTCAATGGAAGGTAGGGCCCACAATCAACAATGAAGAAGAGATTGCCACATGGCAAATAGATTGGgtattaatatatagtaatagatgcTTCATCTCATTTTACTACCCACCGATCCACCTCAATTATAATTTTCTAGTGCTACAACATCCAAAATTTGTGGAGCAAAGGCTTACCCCTTCGACAAAATTTTGCCATAAGCGTTAGAAATATTTCTTTTGGCATAGTATTTCCTCAGCATGTTTCTACTTTATTTATGAAGCTTGGTACATTTTGTATCTGCTTTGTCTCCCACTAATCTTCCAAAATTAGAAGTTCAAATAGGACATTGAAAATACTCATTACCATATCTTTTCATCAATCACTATTGAATGTTCATCAATTCTCACAGTGTGAACCTTAATCCAACCTTTTGAAGAAAACATTAATTTTAATCCTCTTTGACTAGATCTTTGTTTATGATACTGTGGAAGTTCTGGCACTACTGGTAGCCTTGTGACATTAACCCTTTAGCGATTCGATATATTCCATAGAAATATCTTTCTTATCTAAAGACAATTACACGACTTCGCTAGGAACATACTGATTCCGAACTAGTGGACAATCCATATAAAAGCCCCTTTTTCTCAATGCTTCTCCTCAAGCTGTTTAAGTGCATGCCATATTGCAGAACTATGTGGTATGAAACAAAATTGCTTCTCTGACAAATGGGTTgttatctaaatttatatagCACATTAAGGTACATTAAGATAATTTAAATACTAGGCCTAATAAGCACCTTATACCGTTGCTATTTTTTGTGGTAGACACAATATACCGAGAAACAACATTCTTTCACTGAAGAAAGTGgcaactttatattttttctccCAATCAAAAGTTTCTATCAACTTCCCTCAATGCAAGCTCCATTGAGTATTTTTTACTCTTAATGTTTCTCGACACTACCCACCCAGCCCATTATTTCAGCACAACTACAAGACTTCATAGTacacaaagaaaaaatagttttctacaaaaagaaaaatatcccCATACAGGACAATAAATTGATAAAACTATGCCATAGTAATGCTAATGTATGAGCATACATATGTACAATTGTTTCCATACCGTATACTGATGTACTACACTATATATTCTCTAAAATATGAAGTAAATCACCGAGGGAAAGTTTGTCTAGCGTATTTACCCAGTACTGTTTATCATGTCACGTTTATTGGGCTATGTTGAACCAAATAGTGGCAGCCACAGATTGCTACTGTCCAAGATCGACTAATTGGTCATCGACTGCCAGCCACCCGTCAAATCTGAGTTCACTACGCTTGGGTGGGATGCCTGCTGCACCTCCTTCGATCTTAAAGATCACCTTCAGTGCTACCTGACCAAACTAATATTGCTGGTGCCTTCCAGCTTGGACGCCTCTTGATCCTGCATTTTCTAGCAGAGGATGCTAGAGCCGCTTGATACTTTGCATCCATGCAATCACCCTTTATGACTTTGAGCCAGAGCCATCTCCTTTCGTCCAAGCCACAATACGGAGACTCCAATTATGACTGCTACAGCACGAATCGTCATTGCAGCCATCGTTGTTTATTATCCTCAACCTTGCATGAGCGCTAGCCTGCCCCAGCATTTGCTAGTGTAGAATCAGTGTCATCTAAAAACAAATTTTGGCAAGCAATTTCGATCCACATGCATGAACAATCAGCTATATCCAGCAAAATTGTGCAGAGATCTTTGACCACTGAATTAGAATGCCAACTAACACCACTGAATCACACTATCTATCTGTATTGGAGTTTCTGTTCTATTGAGGACACCTTTCTCCATAATGTGTTGCTCAGCACAAATAGCAAAGAACAAAAAGGTTGCCACAATCAAAGAGGTGGCAATTGCATAGATGGAGCACCTCCACTCTTCTTGCTTCAAGGGTTCCATGACCCATATCAAAGAGTGCGTTCATCATCTAATATTGTTACCTTGATTACTTATTTtccctttttcaattttgatatcaatGCCACCCATAAAAAATGCAGTGTTAGATCTCTAAGCCTTTTGAAATTCCTCTTAAACGGTCAAGCTCTCTAACTTGCTCTCAGGTTATGCCTGCTTTTCTTAAGGGCAAAAGATCGTCTGGAGCTAAAATAATCTCAATTTTACAAATCTTTATACTGTCCAACTGATCGCACGGCAGGATAACCTAGACTTAAAATTACAATGGAAGGAGGAGCAGTAAGAAGAAGAGTACCTGAGGCGGCCAAGACGACACCTTCGACGAGGATGAGGGATCCAAGGCCCAACCAAGCGAGCAGGAACGCGCTCTCGTTGACGCTCGGCCGCTGCTTCTCCTCCTTGGATGATTGAGCATCCTCGGCGCTGGGATAGAGGAGCGAGGGCCTCTGGATAGGGGATCGTCGGATCACGGatcccctctccttctccttccccttccccttccccttccccttcttcGCCTTCTTAGAATCAGCAGCAGCGCCGGCACCGAACCCGGTGGGTACCTTCGAGCCGGGCGCTTCGGAGACTGCGGCGTCGTCGGATACTGCAGCGTCTTCGGCCTCCGGCGGCGCCGCCCGGGGGATGAGAGCGGCTGCTCTGAAGGGGGCGGAcgagagaggggggagagagacgACGGAGTGGGGTGGCGGTCGAGGGAAGGCAGAGGGTTTCTTGTGAGAGtgtagaggaagaggaagaagaggaggaggaggaagacgaagaGGGCCCAGCAGCAACAGCGAGCAGGCGGATTCCATTGCCTCCTTATCTTTTGCCTCTGCCTCTGCCATTCCCGGGCAACCGCCCGTAATGTCAAAACATGAGTTATgcggtaggggtggaaacgagccgtgCTCGGGCGAACTTAACTCGGCtaaaattcggcttgaaattaattttgaacctaaatttaagctcaaggattgaaattaattcgaaccgagctcgagcgagcctaatttcgagtcgagcgagctcgagccctaaatgaGCCGCTTGAAACTCTCAATATTAtacaatcaatagtttaatttgtataaaacattatctataatttgatacaaaaatatatctaatagttcaaagtataaaataattatataaaatatagtattataatatgaagaaaaataatttatgagttgaatatctaatcttttcagcctcacatgtcttctcttccgccttcaatctccatattattcattttcatttatgccgtcaaaaataaataaattatatagataaatattggattaaactatccaatcatatataactaaaattaaaattttatatgaataataattttttattttaaaaatattctgtatattttctcaagcatacaattaatagcaaggtaggtaATGGCGAgcatatgctgttacttggtaactttgAGGGCTTCCGGCTTGACTACTTAGGGtaagagacagaaaaagaaaaagagataaacatattgaaaatttagagctatgtgaaagaaagaaagaaagaaaggaaaaatgtat harbors:
- the LOC109728830 gene encoding protein LOW PSII ACCUMULATION 2, chloroplastic, which translates into the protein MAEAEAKDKEAMESACSLLLLGPLRLPPPPLLPLPLHSHKKPSAFPRPPPHSVVSLPPLSSAPFRAAALIPRAAPPEAEDAAVSDDAAVSEAPGSKVPTGFGAGAAADSKKAKKGKGKGKGKEKERGSVIRRSPIQRPSLLYPSAEDAQSSKEEKQRPSVNESAFLLAWLGLGSLILVEGVVLAASGFLPEEWDDFFVKYLYPSFTPTVFLFLGGTVAYGVFKYLQAEKTKS